Sequence from the Nitrospinota bacterium genome:
GCAGATGCATCATTTAACAAAAAAACGGCAATTGGAATAGTTGTGGTCATGACCTATCCCAAACTTGAGGTTTTAGAGACAGTAAGAAAAGAGCAGCCTATAAGATTTCCTTATATGCCGACTTTTTTGGCATTCAGAGAAGGCCCTGTTTTATTGAAATGTTTTCAGTCTTTAAAAAAAGAACCGGATTTAATTATCTTTGATGGTCAAGGAACAGCACATCAAAGAAGGATGGGGCTGGCAACTCATTTGGGTATCTTACTTTCAAAATCGACCATTGGTTGTGCCAAAAAGAGACTTACGGGAACACTTAAAAAACTTGGTGAAGAAAGAGGCTCTTATTCTTATATTAAAGATATAAACCGTGAGATTATAGGTGCCATAGTGAGAACGAGAGAAAATGTTAAACCTGTATTTGTTTCTCCTGGTCATAAGATAGACTTGAAGGATGCCATAGATATTGTGCTTGGATGTACAAAAAAATACAAGATTCCAGAACCTCTAAGATATGCTCATCATTTAACAAAAGTATCATAATATTTTATCGTAAAAACAAAATTATCTCCTATTTTTAAAAAGATGAAAACAGGCATTACAAACTTACCCCTGCATTATGGAAAGGCCCCATCTTGGCTTTTTAGTCGGATGAA
This genomic interval carries:
- a CDS encoding endonuclease V; its protein translation is MGLRVLALHPWNVSPKKAVQIQKKLRLRIKISPLTKQPLLIAGADASFNKKTAIGIVVVMTYPKLEVLETVRKEQPIRFPYMPTFLAFREGPVLLKCFQSLKKEPDLIIFDGQGTAHQRRMGLATHLGILLSKSTIGCAKKRLTGTLKKLGEERGSYSYIKDINREIIGAIVRTRENVKPVFVSPGHKIDLKDAIDIVLGCTKKYKIPEPLRYAHHLTKVS